DNA from Papio anubis isolate 15944 chromosome 1, Panubis1.0, whole genome shotgun sequence:
aggagatggagaccatcctggctaacacggtgaaaccctgtctctactaaaaatacaaaaaattagctgggggtggtggtgggcacctgcagtcccagctacttgggaggttaaggcaggagaatggtgtgaacccaggaggcagagcttgcagtgagccgagattgtgccactgcactccagcctgggcgacagagccagactccgtctcaaaaaaaaaaaaaaacaagtgtacTACAGTGGTCAAGAGCACTGACCTGGAGCAGAACagttgggttcaaatcctggctttgctaCTTACCAGTTTTGTGACATTTATCAGTGTCCCCCCATCTTAACATAGGCAtaacattatcttttttattggatagttgtgaggattaaagtaAGAGCATGTCAATGTAGAAAGATTATATACGTTCTATAGTTCAAAAACATTGGCATGTagattataaatatttgctatcttaaaatatttttatttgggggCAGGACTTTGAGctgctccaccccacccccacctcctgctGCCCACGAAAGAATCAGAACCactgctgggcagggtggctcatgctggaatcccagcactttgggaggctgaggcaggcagattgcttgagcccaggagtttcagaccagcctgggcaacatggagaaaccccatctctacaaaaaatacaaaaggtagccaggcatggtggctgtaatcccagctacttgggaggctgaggtggcaggaatgcttgagcctgggaggtggaggctgcggtgagccaagactgtgccactgcacttcagcctgggcaacaaggtgagaccctgtctctgaatgaatgaatggatgaatgaatgaatgaatgaatgaatgaatgaatcagaacTACAAGAAAACCTGCTAATCTCTCCACATTGTCCCGAGCCCATTAATTTCCCAGCTGTTTTGTGGCCTGAAGCTTCCAGCCACCACAGAAACCAAGATATGCTAGACAATGGTTCCTCCCAGTTAAAGTATGGCAGATTTTCAGAAGTTTTTTGTAAAACCAAAGCACATGGTGGTCATTTCAGGGGCTAGTGTTAGTGAGGTAAGTGGGGTTCCACTTCAGACAAGCTGGAGGTCATTGGGGAAAATGTCAGCTCAGGCCCTGGCGGCCCCTCCGGCCTCTGCCCACGCTTTTCCGGGTGCGGGAGCTCCCCACTGCCGGTGGGAGGTCAGGCAGAGCAGGAGCCCAGCCCTGCACCTCACCACCACCGAATGTGATGCCCTGCTGGGCGAACAGGGCCGCCAGGGCATGATCATGACAGAACAACCATGAGCGGCACCCAAGGCTGGCACCAAGAACCTTCTGGAAATCCACCCTAGCTTATGTTAAACTCCATGTACCTCTTGTGGAGTCGTGTCTGAGAATTATGAGAGTCAGTTGGTCCACCTTTATCAGGAGAAGGTGCTCCAGGACCTGGTACTCAAGATGCCAGAATCCCAGTTGAGAAATTCCCTGGGTGTGAAGAGGCAGAGAGCAGGGGCTTGCCGCAACCTTAAGCCCTGTGGTTTGGTGAAAACTTGGATCCTGCCTTTCTGGAGGAGGTTGACAGACAGTTCACCCTTGTGACTATGTCTAGTGGCATATGCTCCCCCTGTGGTGTACCCCGCAGCTGTGTTTGCTCACCAGATGTCCGCCAAGGGAGTGACAGTGACTGAATTTAACATGGAGACCACCCCAGCCATGAGCAGATTCACGTTTCATTTCCAGGGACCCTGTGGTAGGATGCTTCCTGAAGCCCTTGCTGGTCATGAAAATGAAACTGTTTCTTAAGCATCCtgggaagaaataaattatagtataacTAAGTGGTGAGCTGCATATTGGATGATCCAAAAATATTCTGATTCCCTGGCTGGAATCCAACCTGTTGATAGGTGTTTAGGGCTCAGAAGTAGCAAGAGCAAAGGTATTTAGGAGTCAGAGAACTGTAAAGTGAATGCATGTTATTTGATTTGAACTGAAACATAAGAGACCTTTGATGTATTTAGTTGGTTATTGGGACTGAAAAATGTTGTAATTagattgtctttaaaaatgtaatcatcctgattatatttttcctatttggGCAAAGATAGAAGTAGAGGGGTAAAATCCTGCTATTTAGCACAagttttaatggaaaataaaatcattctctACAGTAAGGTAACTACCTACTTATATAAAGATGTTACCCCAGgaacaaaaattctttttttaactattaCTTGTAACATTGAAAACATGTTCTTCCCTTTCTCAAGGTTAGGATTTGCCACTTGGATTTTAATAATCCCTTTGCTCACCTATGAGGAGCAACAATAAATGCAATACATTTTGAAGGAGAATTATCCTGGAGAATAATCAAGGTAGAGTATTTTCTTTTAGAACCAGATTTACTCCATTAGGACTTCAGCAAAGAACTGGTTTTTAGGAAAAGAATTCATAAAAAACTATATGGTAGAACCATTTGGGTATTTTCCAAGTGGTTGAGAATAATTGCTATGAAAATGAATagggaaattttaaattaattatttaaaaaggagCCACTGAATAGATTTTCTAAGCTTGAAACTATCTAGAGTACCATGAAATCGTGTTTACAATTCCTTCTCAACAATGTGCTTCTCCTCTAGAAGCACATACATTGTTCAGTAGATATTTGTTCAATAAtactttgtggggaaaaaaatcactagatTAAGAGACTCCCCTGAACCACTcccaagttaaaaaaagaaaaaaaaaaaaaactctcaaaagcAAGGATATGTATACTTTATTCCCTCACTCAAAAAATTatgttcaaatataaaattaatctcTAAAAACTCCCTTATAGGGGAGTCTCTCAAATATCATTCCCCCCCTTATCTTTCATTCTGCTCCCTATTGCCTATATCCAGTATTTCAGAATATAGGAAGAGACAGAAGGCAGAGGCTTGCTTTTCACCTGCTTCCTCTTGAGACAGCAACACTGTGACCATCTTCCTCAAAGATGCCTGGAGTTCTTCTGGATGTCAGTCCAGGAAAGACACAAAACAGCTCTGCATTGCAGAGACCTCCCTAAAACACCTCCCTCCCATATTGGATAATTTCAACATGGCAGGGACACCCATGTGTGAAGTTCTTATTGGAAACCTTTAACAGATAtggtttaaattttaatacaatgggcaatgttttgttttctagaaagaCAAATTCTTACAGCTGATTGCATGCAGGAAAAGCTTTATTAAGTCAAGAAGCGgttacactttttaaaactgcTATGCAGAAtactcaaacatttttaaaggacatAGGAAACTACTAACATCTTTAGTGAGAGAGTTCCACTTTCACAATTTTCTCTGCTCCCAAACCCCTAATGATCAGCTATagcatattcattttttaatatagtatatGTCACGCAGCAATTTGTCAAAAGCTTTTGTTGTGAAAACACTTTTCTTAATTAAATACACAATTAAAAGATATGATTAAACACTTACACGATGTGAAATGTTTAAAGGTAATACACAATAATAGGGTTACCAAAGGACAccttccaatttttctttctattcattttgatgttttgttcttttcaaaacattttctcttattaCATTTATTACTAAAGGCCTTACTTTAAATACATCATGCTACTTTTGTTCTCCTCTTCAAATGCCAATCTTTTAACAATTTGAATTCTCTGGCCTGGGAAAAAGAAGTTATCCACTTACAAGGTATATTTATTGACAATATGGATGTTACAGTCCAAACAGCACAAAATCAACCATGTACATGTAACACGGTGAAATGAGTCCACGTTTTCTACACACTACAGGATAGGAAGAGCTGGCTCTTAAGGCCCAGGGCTCACATGATTATGCACTTGTCAAGCAGCTTCTCAGTGGTGTTGGGCATCTGGGATTTCTTCTCGGGCTCCTGGAGGTCGGTGGTGGGCTGCTGCTTGTAATTCAGCAGCATGTGGAACAGCTCATGCACATTCATATCGGTCTTCGCCGAGATCTCCATGAAGGCGCAATTCCACTCCATCGCACAGGTGGCACCATCATTCAGGGTCACCTCCCGGTGGATGTCATCACTTTTATTGCCTACCAGCACGATGGGGAACTTATGCAGGTTGTTACCTTTGATCTTGCGGATCAGCTCATAGAAGGCCTTCAGCTCTTCCAGGGTTTCCTTCTTGGTGACTGAGTAGACCAGGACGAAGGCGTGGCCCCGGGCTATAACGTGGCGCTGCAGAGCGCGGTTGCTCTCGCCACTCTTGCTGTCGGTGATGTGCAGGGAAAGCACACCGTGGCTGCAGCCCAGCAACTGGCAGTAGGTATTTTCAATGGTCGGCAGGTACTCATGACGGAAGTTGCCGCTCGCCCACTTGTGCAGCAGCGTGCTTTTCCCCACACCAGCGGTGCCGACTACCACGACGCGGTAATCTCTGACCCTCCTGTGGGACTTGAAGGCGCGGAGGATAAGCAGGGCAGGCAGAAGCCGCAACCGCTGCAGCAGCTGCTGTTCCTTGGAGCCAGAACTGACGTTACCCATCGTTGGGATTCGGAGGGGAGATACGTGCACAAGTTCTCCCACACTTAGCTGGCAGCAGGAGACTGACTCCCTAGGAAGAAAGTGAGACGGTGAGAGATGGTAGTGGTAACCTATAATGTTGTCAGATGACGTCAGCCTGGCCAGCTGCTCCACTAGGACTCTGGAGAGAGTCCACCCCGTGACGCAAAGGGGTGCACACGGCGAGAAGAAAATTCCCAGGCACAAAGTTCAGCCTGCTAGACCGAGGGACCGGCAGGTGATATATATTCAGCAGACCTGGTGGTTTGCTTTTTACCATCTAGAAAGTGCAACAATActaccttttgttttctttcctttaactGTTTTATTAAATTCTCACTACACCCCTACAAGAAACACTTACTCTCATTTCCTCTcttgtaaaatgaagattttaattGAAGAGGACTGAACAGTCAAAGAGAAGCAGGTGGGGGAATTTTCCCCACCCTCCGGGGCTGAATGCCAACGTGACATTTAGAGTGACACCACCACCCTGGTTAAAGCTACAGAGTCATCAGTACAGGGGAAAGAAGGGGTGTTTGGCATCAGTGGTGTGGGATGTAGAGAGGGGAGGCAGCTGCAGTCAGCACAGCCCCAGAAGAGGCATGGGGAGCACCTTTGCTCTGAGCATGCTGTCACCATGTGCCACCAAGAGCTGAGGGAGGGGTCTTAGTTCATGAATCCTTAGTCACAATCACAGTggagttaaaatatatatatatatatatgtaccttTCTTTTCAGTATCTCATCTCTGCTTAGAAAACATTCTAAATATTGAATGAGTTTTTCTACAGAACAGTGGTTTTTCTTTTGCCATGGCTACTACCTTTAACAGAGTAGTTTTAATTCAGCCTTATGGAAGTAGAGGAAATTTCAGGATTTGGACAGTCAATGAACTTTTTGAGTTCTGGAAAAAAACACAGTAGAATAGGTTTGTAAGAAACTTTTCTCAGAGGTATATCCTCAATACCAGACAGCTGCCCAGGGGGACTGCTTCAGAAGCATCCTAGGTTAGATGGAAAAAGTTCTAGGCACCATGCAGACAGACTGCATAGCTGGCCTCTGGACACAGGTAGGAAAAGTACAAGGCAATGTCATTCCTCTGGCACGAAGTATAGAAATTTATACGTGTTTCTATGTGATGATGGTCCTGAAAATGCACTTCTCTTCAGGTACAGCTGTGATTGTGTCATGTACAataccagaaagagaagagatgcTTTTTGTATATAGCACACTCCCTATATAAACTAGCCTTTCTTGCTGGCTGCGTAGTTGAACACATACTGTCCCAGTACTGGGGAAAAGGACCCTTTTAGAATGTGCAAGGCCATGAGAGTAATATGTTCGTATTAGAgttttggtggtggtttttttttttttttttttgagtcagggtcttgctctatccctcaggctggagtgcagtcatgcgatcatggctcacggcagcctcaacctcctgggatcaatcaatcctctcacctcagtctcccgagtagctgggactacaggcatgtgacaccatgcccagctaattttcttattttttgtagggacggggtttcactgtgttgtctaggctggtcttgaactcctgtgttcaagtgatcctcctgcatcggcctgccaaagtgttgggattacaggtgtgaaacaacATGCCCACCCCATATTAgagttttcatttggaaaaaaaaaatgttgttgcTGGTTGTTATATCTTCAGACTTACTTGCTTCTAATTCTAGTCTGGCTTCTTTAAGATAGCGTGATTCTAAGAGTATTCTAAACTTAAGTGGCAAAATTTAAGtaaatgattttatattcttGATTAAAGGGGACCAGGGATgttaatacaataaatatttgaaattgatacaaaataaatacatacatatgtctaAATCATTCAGTTTTGCAGCTTTCAGATAAAATCTAGCACTTTGTTCCAGTCTATAAGATGTGGTTAGTTGATATCATCTAATATTAAGTAATGATATCAGCTATCCAAATCCTGGGCACAATTCCTTTAGCAATGATGACCTTTAATAAAATTTAGCTTTAAAAACTAGATTTCTgctacagtgatgcaatctttcACATCTTATTTATTGGCAAAAATCAACAATCCAGCTTTCCTTAGGTCCTCACGCACTAGAGTTCTCTAGTCACAGAAATCCTAGCCCTGTCTGCACTGCCCACAACTATTATAAACTCCACGTTAGTATCAAGAGTTCCAGTAAAGACCAAGTATCTCTTGGCCACCAACATCCCACATTAGTAAATGTGCATTACTAATTATTCTGTTTTACATTACTTCCTGCTATAGGCGATGTATGTACAAATTCATTCATAGAAAATTGGTAAAgcagccaggcgcgatggctcatgcctgtaattccagcactttaggaagtcaaggtgggaggatcgcttaagcaaaggagttcaagaccaacctggctaaagggagacccccgtctctatcagaaagaaaataaaagaaaaagaaaattggcaaAGGACACATGTGATAACTGAAGTTTCCAGATGTGAAGAGAACTCTCATTCTTAGGCAGTGGACCCCCCTC
Protein-coding regions in this window:
- the DIRAS3 gene encoding GTP-binding protein Di-Ras3, which translates into the protein MGNVSSGSKEQQLLQRLRLLPALLILRAFKSHRRVRDYRVVVVGTAGVGKSTLLHKWASGNFRHEYLPTIENTYCQLLGCSHGVLSLHITDSKSGESNRALQRHVIARGHAFVLVYSVTKKETLEELKAFYELIRKIKGNNLHKFPIVLVGNKSDDIHREVTLNDGATCAMEWNCAFMEISAKTDMNVHELFHMLLNYKQQPTTDLQEPEKKSQMPNTTEKLLDKCIIM